A part of Candidatus Neomarinimicrobiota bacterium genomic DNA contains:
- a CDS encoding fructose-bisphosphate aldolase class I translates to MSLNLNSLEAVAEAMTAPGKGILAADESTGTIGKRLAQIGTESTFESRNAYRDLLFSAKGMENNISGVILYDETLRQSSLAEGTPYPEYLAGKGVIPGIKVDTGAHDLARSEGEKITTGLDGLDERLKEYRKLGARFAKWRAVININDDNPSGYCISTNAHGLARYAALCQSNDIVPIVEPEILMEGTHDIDDSFVVTEEVLHTVFFELYSQGVQFEQMVLKPNMVMSGYDASDRAGVEEVANATLQCFFRTVPAAVPGIAFLSGGQSDTDATAHLDKMNQLLGNNKPWNLSFSYGRALQQPALKSWKGKKENVPAAQSAFMKRAKLNSLATQGKYSEDME, encoded by the coding sequence ATGAGTTTAAATTTAAATAGTCTGGAAGCCGTTGCCGAAGCCATGACCGCCCCAGGTAAAGGAATTCTTGCCGCCGATGAAAGTACAGGAACCATTGGTAAACGGTTGGCGCAAATTGGTACAGAAAGCACTTTTGAAAGTCGAAATGCATACCGTGATCTTTTATTTAGTGCCAAAGGAATGGAAAATAATATCAGCGGTGTCATTCTATATGATGAAACACTGCGTCAATCATCCTTGGCAGAGGGAACTCCATACCCTGAATATTTGGCAGGGAAGGGTGTTATCCCGGGAATAAAGGTTGATACGGGCGCCCATGATCTTGCGCGAAGTGAAGGTGAAAAAATTACTACAGGTTTGGATGGGCTGGACGAACGCTTGAAAGAATATCGTAAGCTTGGTGCTCGGTTTGCTAAATGGCGTGCTGTTATCAATATTAATGATGATAACCCCAGTGGATACTGTATCAGCACCAACGCTCACGGTTTGGCACGCTATGCCGCATTATGTCAATCCAATGATATTGTGCCCATTGTTGAACCGGAAATCCTCATGGAAGGCACACATGATATTGATGATAGTTTTGTTGTAACTGAAGAGGTCCTTCATACGGTCTTCTTTGAGCTTTATTCTCAAGGTGTTCAGTTTGAACAAATGGTTTTGAAACCCAATATGGTTATGTCCGGTTATGATGCCAGTGACCGCGCCGGGGTGGAGGAAGTGGCCAATGCTACATTGCAATGCTTTTTCAGGACAGTTCCTGCTGCTGTCCCAGGGATTGCCTTTCTTTCCGGCGGTCAGAGCGATACAGATGCCACGGCTCACTTGGATAAGATGAATCAATTGTTGGGCAATAATAAACCCTGGAATTTATCTTTTTCCTATGGTCGTGCTCTACAGCAACCGGCGCTTAAATCCTGGAAGGGTAAGAAGGAAAATGTGCCTGCTGCTCAGAGTGCATTTATGAAAAGGGCAAAATTAAATAGTCTAGCGACTCAAGGAAAATATTCTGAAGATATGGAATAA
- the fbaA gene encoding class II fructose-bisphosphate aldolase — MNYSLKPGVVTGDDYQTLLKAAKEGGYAMPAVNVVSTSSINAVMEAAAKNKSDVIIQLSNGGAQFYAGQGCPDSFEAKVLGAVSAAHHVHLLAEHYGICVVLHTDHANKALIPWVEALVGNSEVHFKKTGRPLFTSHMLDLSAEDIDFNLSECARLLERMAPIGMSLEIELGVTGGEEDGVGSDDDIGADNPLLYTQPEDCLRAYDLLNPLGHFSLAASFGNVHGVYKPGNVKLRPEILKASQELVNETHKTGENPLDLVFHGGSGSEKNKISEAISYGVFKMNIDTDTQFAFSKAIGSYVNENQKAFLYQVDPEDGTPYKKQYDPRKVLRDAETSMIERLDEAFADLGSVGASLAN, encoded by the coding sequence ATGAATTATTCTCTCAAGCCCGGTGTTGTTACCGGGGACGATTATCAAACACTTTTAAAAGCGGCAAAAGAAGGCGGCTATGCAATGCCGGCTGTGAATGTTGTAAGCACTAGTTCCATAAATGCAGTTATGGAAGCAGCAGCAAAAAATAAATCGGATGTAATTATTCAATTATCCAATGGTGGCGCACAATTTTATGCAGGGCAGGGATGTCCTGACAGTTTCGAAGCAAAAGTCCTTGGCGCTGTTTCAGCGGCCCATCATGTGCATCTATTGGCGGAGCATTATGGCATTTGTGTTGTACTTCATACGGATCATGCCAACAAAGCACTGATTCCGTGGGTGGAAGCATTGGTGGGTAATAGCGAAGTTCATTTCAAAAAAACAGGGAGACCATTGTTCACCTCACACATGCTGGATTTATCGGCTGAAGATATTGATTTCAACTTGTCCGAATGTGCCCGTTTGCTGGAGCGAATGGCACCCATCGGCATGAGTCTTGAAATTGAATTGGGCGTCACTGGTGGTGAAGAAGACGGTGTTGGTTCCGATGACGATATCGGTGCAGATAATCCCTTACTTTATACTCAACCGGAAGATTGCTTGAGAGCCTATGATCTTCTGAATCCTCTTGGTCATTTTTCATTGGCTGCATCTTTTGGCAATGTTCATGGTGTGTATAAACCGGGGAATGTAAAACTACGTCCTGAAATATTGAAAGCCTCTCAGGAATTGGTTAATGAAACGCACAAGACTGGTGAAAATCCGTTGGACCTTGTATTTCATGGTGGATCCGGATCTGAAAAAAATAAAATATCCGAAGCGATTTCCTATGGTGTCTTCAAGATGAATATTGATACGGACACCCAGTTCGCTTTTTCAAAAGCAATTGGTTCATATGTGAATGAAAATCAAAAAGCGTTTTTATATCAGGTAGACCCGGAAGATGGCACACCATATAAAAAACAATATGATCCTCGAAAAGTTTTAAGGGATGCTGAAACCAGCATGATTGAACGTCTGGACGAAGCTTTTGCTGACCTCGGTTCAGTTGGGGCGTCACTGGCGAACTAA
- a CDS encoding glycosyl hydrolase, with amino-acid sequence MRNRKPIVQFVIFLLASLTLISAKERFSEDLYKALKYRNIGPFRGGRSAAAAGVPGNKFLAYFGATGGGVWQTQNGGQSWKNISDGFYGGSIGAIAVSEWDPNVIYVGGGEVTVRGNVSHGNGVWKSTDAGKTWKHMGLKDSRRIPRIRIHPRNPELVYAAALGHLFGPNEERGVFRSKDGGESWEKILYVNDEVGACDLTLDPNNPRIIYASTWRIKRTPYSLESGGEGSGLWKSTDGGDTWKEITKNKGLPEGIVGIIGVTVSPLNSDRVWALIENRKGGLFRSEDGGKTWKKTSSDNNLRQRAWYYTRIYADTENEDIVYVLNVSFWRSKDGGKTFNRIRTPHGDHHDLWIDPLDAKHLIIADDGGGQVSFDAGETWSTYHNQPTSQFYRVDVDNQFPYRIYAGQQDNSTVSIPSRTSGGSITEDDWHSVGGGESAHVAPHPENPNIVYAGSYSGFLTRYDHITKERRNITVWPDNPMGHGVKDMKFRFQWNFPIEFDPHDPNTLYVGSQHLHKSTDEGQTWEVISPDLSTNTVTMQDESGGPITKDDTGVEYYCTVFVITPSPQEEGVVWIGTDDGRVHITKNGGQSWTDITPKNMPEWGMVNSIDQSAHDPATAYMAVTRYKSDDFKPYLFKTNNYGKSWKMISKGIPDDAFTRVVREDPKRKGLLYAGTETGMYISFDDGKNWQSFQLNLPIVPITDLAVKENDLVVGTQGRSFWILDDLTPLHQLSDKISKSKSHLYKPRVTYRMSGGSRWGGSSSAGANPPNGVMTFYYLKDEIAKDDTITLEYMEANGEVIKSYSNKKAKDKKGPTVDAEKGMNRFVWNTRYPDAKKVPGAVMWGGSHMGPKAVPGEYKVRMTVNGKSQTHSFVIEKDPRIKTTQSDFEAQFDLLMDIRDRTSEINEKVLTIRSIKKQVNALTGLMKDSGFKNDEIKEAGKALAKSLTEIEESLIQVKSKSGQDPLNYPIKLDNKIASLVWVVSGVDARPTAQSYGVLDDLVSKSQVHYKKLDKVLTDDLFKFNNMVSDAAVPAVMIVPSEMSKEY; translated from the coding sequence ATGCGCAACAGAAAGCCTATTGTCCAATTCGTAATTTTTCTATTGGCATCACTTACTTTGATTAGCGCCAAAGAACGGTTCAGCGAAGATTTATACAAAGCATTAAAATACCGCAATATTGGCCCATTTCGGGGTGGGAGGTCGGCTGCTGCAGCGGGCGTTCCCGGTAATAAATTTTTAGCCTATTTTGGCGCCACCGGCGGTGGCGTTTGGCAAACCCAAAATGGCGGCCAATCCTGGAAGAATATTTCCGATGGTTTTTACGGCGGTTCAATCGGAGCTATAGCCGTGAGTGAATGGGATCCCAACGTCATCTATGTAGGCGGTGGTGAAGTTACCGTTCGGGGGAATGTCTCCCATGGAAACGGCGTGTGGAAATCCACCGACGCAGGTAAAACATGGAAGCACATGGGGCTCAAAGATTCCCGGCGAATACCCAGAATTCGAATTCATCCACGCAATCCGGAATTAGTCTATGCGGCTGCCCTGGGCCACTTGTTCGGGCCCAATGAAGAACGGGGTGTTTTTCGTAGCAAAGACGGTGGTGAATCATGGGAAAAAATTCTTTATGTAAATGATGAAGTTGGCGCTTGCGATCTCACCCTTGACCCCAATAATCCCCGCATTATTTATGCATCGACATGGCGCATTAAGCGCACACCTTATAGTCTCGAAAGTGGCGGTGAAGGTTCTGGACTTTGGAAGTCCACCGACGGCGGTGATACCTGGAAAGAGATTACCAAAAACAAAGGACTGCCAGAAGGTATCGTCGGCATTATTGGCGTTACTGTTTCGCCACTAAATTCTGATCGCGTCTGGGCTTTAATTGAAAACCGAAAAGGTGGTTTATTTCGTTCTGAAGACGGCGGTAAAACTTGGAAAAAAACCAGTTCCGATAACAATCTTCGTCAGCGAGCTTGGTACTATACTCGAATCTATGCGGACACTGAAAATGAAGATATTGTCTATGTACTGAATGTTTCCTTCTGGCGCTCGAAAGATGGTGGTAAAACATTCAACAGAATTCGCACACCCCATGGCGATCACCACGATTTGTGGATTGATCCATTGGATGCAAAACATCTCATCATCGCCGATGATGGAGGCGGTCAAGTTTCTTTTGATGCGGGAGAAACATGGAGCACTTACCACAATCAGCCCACATCTCAATTCTACCGCGTTGATGTGGATAATCAATTCCCCTACCGCATCTATGCCGGGCAGCAGGATAACAGTACTGTGTCCATACCCTCCCGCACATCCGGTGGAAGTATAACAGAAGATGATTGGCATTCCGTTGGGGGCGGCGAAAGCGCCCATGTGGCGCCCCATCCTGAAAACCCCAATATTGTTTATGCCGGGAGTTACAGCGGATTTCTAACGCGCTATGACCATATTACCAAAGAACGGCGCAACATTACCGTTTGGCCGGACAATCCAATGGGCCACGGCGTAAAAGATATGAAATTCCGCTTCCAATGGAACTTCCCCATCGAGTTTGATCCCCACGATCCAAATACACTTTATGTGGGCTCTCAGCATTTGCATAAATCCACGGATGAAGGGCAAACATGGGAAGTAATCAGCCCCGATCTTTCCACAAATACCGTAACCATGCAGGATGAATCGGGTGGACCCATCACTAAGGATGACACTGGTGTGGAATATTATTGCACTGTTTTTGTGATTACTCCATCTCCTCAAGAGGAGGGTGTTGTTTGGATTGGTACTGATGACGGTCGTGTTCACATTACCAAAAATGGCGGCCAATCCTGGACGGACATTACACCTAAAAATATGCCCGAATGGGGTATGGTGAATTCCATCGATCAATCGGCCCACGATCCTGCCACAGCCTACATGGCAGTGACACGTTACAAATCTGATGATTTTAAGCCCTATCTTTTTAAAACAAACAATTACGGTAAATCTTGGAAAATGATTTCTAAAGGTATTCCCGATGATGCCTTTACCCGCGTTGTGCGGGAAGACCCCAAAAGAAAAGGACTCCTTTATGCAGGTACTGAAACAGGGATGTATATTTCTTTTGATGACGGCAAAAACTGGCAATCGTTTCAGTTAAATCTGCCCATCGTTCCCATTACCGATTTAGCAGTAAAAGAGAATGATCTTGTGGTGGGAACCCAAGGACGATCCTTTTGGATTTTGGACGACTTGACGCCCCTCCACCAATTGTCAGATAAAATTTCTAAATCTAAATCCCATCTGTATAAACCAAGGGTCACTTATCGCATGAGTGGAGGTAGCCGTTGGGGTGGATCATCATCCGCCGGGGCTAACCCGCCCAATGGTGTTATGACCTTCTACTATTTGAAAGATGAAATTGCCAAGGATGATACAATCACTTTGGAATACATGGAAGCGAATGGTGAAGTGATTAAATCATATTCAAATAAAAAGGCTAAAGATAAAAAAGGTCCAACTGTTGATGCTGAAAAAGGCATGAACCGCTTTGTTTGGAATACCCGATATCCCGATGCGAAAAAAGTGCCCGGCGCTGTTATGTGGGGCGGTTCTCATATGGGTCCCAAAGCTGTCCCCGGTGAATACAAAGTGCGCATGACTGTGAATGGCAAATCACAAACCCATTCATTTGTAATTGAAAAAGATCCCCGCATCAAAACAACACAATCCGATTTTGAAGCACAATTCGATTTGCTCATGGATATTCGCGATCGTACTTCCGAAATCAATGAAAAGGTCTTAACTATTCGTAGTATCAAAAAACAGGTCAATGCACTAACGGGATTAATGAAAGATTCCGGGTTTAAAAATGATGAAATCAAAGAAGCGGGAAAAGCGTTAGCCAAATCATTAACGGAAATTGAAGAATCTTTAATCCAGGTTAAATCCAAAAGTGGACAGGACCCATTAAACTATCCCATCAAACTGGATAATAAAATCGCATCCTTAGTTTGGGTGGTCTCCGGTGTGGATGCGCGCCCCACTGCACAATCTTATGGTGTGCTGGATGACCTTGTTTCAAAATCACAAGTCCATTACAAAAAATTGGATAAGGTACTCACGGATGATCTATTCAAATTCAATAATATGGTTAGCGATGCCGCAGTACCCGCTGTGATGATTGTACCGTCAGAAATGAGTAAAGAATACTAA
- a CDS encoding DUF2490 domain-containing protein, with translation MPKYFITLLFFASILSGQFNHQDKLVIKQKLGQSTVTFDFDIRTNETGFFHKHLDVGVHSPIKSTWKVGLKYRAQYRLNDGAWNLEQRPQVELLKAINKPIAKWQLRTRMDYRIRNEKNNEMRNRSRIQLKAINPISRLKITPFINNEFFFAPETWNYYINWTSFGFDLPKTKFGKPTIFYKYILSLKEGEWKPSYTFVFKLSI, from the coding sequence ATGCCTAAATATTTCATAACCCTGTTATTCTTTGCCTCAATCCTTTCCGGTCAATTTAATCACCAAGATAAACTAGTAATTAAACAAAAATTGGGTCAATCTACTGTTACCTTTGATTTCGACATCCGAACTAATGAAACAGGATTTTTTCATAAGCATTTGGATGTTGGGGTTCATTCTCCCATAAAATCTACTTGGAAAGTCGGCCTCAAATATAGAGCTCAATACCGCCTTAATGATGGTGCATGGAACTTGGAACAACGCCCACAAGTGGAATTACTTAAAGCTATCAATAAACCAATAGCAAAATGGCAACTTCGAACACGAATGGATTATCGTATTCGAAATGAGAAAAATAATGAAATGCGCAACAGGAGCCGAATCCAGTTAAAGGCAATCAATCCTATATCCCGGTTAAAGATAACACCATTTATTAATAATGAATTTTTCTTTGCGCCTGAAACATGGAATTATTATATCAACTGGACTTCTTTTGGATTCGATCTCCCAAAAACTAAATTTGGAAAACCGACTATTTTTTATAAATATATCCTGTCATTAAAAGAGGGAGAATGGAAACCATCTTACACATTCGTCTTTAAATTAAGCATCTGA
- a CDS encoding pyrophosphate--fructose-6-phosphate 1-phosphotransferase, translated as MKIAFLTAGGIAPCLSASIGALIEAYNELAPEAQLIGYLNGYRGLLLGKSIPIPPSVRKKTDVLYEYGGSPIGNSRVKLTNVADCVKRGYVKDGEDPLEVAANQLVKDGIDILHTIGGDDTNTMAAQLSFYLKENNYNLTVVGLPKTVDNDVFPITQTLGAWTAAEQGAIFFENIANENTTSFRQLIIHEVMGRSCGWLTAYTAKQYHDRLKQRNFLPEILIDQERWDVDAIYIPEMEIDFDAECSRLKGVMDEKDSVNIFLSEGAGTDIIIEEMEAAGETVERDAFGHVALNTLNPGQWFAKQFTDRLEAEKTLVQKSGYFGRSAAPNKQDLDLIKLSGALGAKLALDGQSGVIGLDDDQNSELGLIDFDRIKGGKPFDSQVNWFNELLAEIGQK; from the coding sequence ATGAAAATTGCATTTTTAACCGCAGGAGGAATTGCGCCCTGCCTTTCAGCTTCCATTGGCGCCCTGATTGAAGCATACAATGAATTGGCTCCAGAGGCACAACTCATCGGTTATTTAAATGGATACCGTGGTCTGCTTCTTGGTAAATCCATTCCTATCCCGCCATCCGTTCGGAAAAAGACGGATGTACTTTATGAATACGGCGGCAGTCCCATCGGAAACAGTCGCGTTAAACTTACCAATGTTGCTGATTGTGTGAAGCGCGGTTATGTGAAAGATGGCGAAGATCCGCTAGAAGTGGCCGCAAACCAGTTAGTTAAAGATGGCATTGACATCCTTCACACGATTGGTGGTGATGATACCAATACTATGGCGGCCCAACTTTCATTTTATCTTAAAGAAAATAATTATAATCTCACTGTTGTGGGTCTCCCCAAGACAGTGGATAATGATGTATTTCCCATTACCCAAACTTTAGGCGCATGGACGGCAGCAGAACAAGGCGCCATCTTCTTTGAAAATATCGCCAACGAGAATACGACCAGTTTTCGTCAATTGATCATTCATGAAGTTATGGGAAGAAGCTGCGGATGGCTTACGGCTTATACAGCAAAACAATATCATGACAGATTAAAACAGCGCAATTTTTTACCGGAAATTTTAATTGACCAAGAGCGTTGGGATGTGGATGCAATTTATATTCCTGAAATGGAAATTGATTTTGACGCGGAATGTTCGCGCCTTAAAGGAGTGATGGATGAAAAAGATTCAGTCAATATTTTCCTTAGTGAAGGAGCCGGAACAGATATCATCATTGAAGAAATGGAAGCGGCGGGAGAAACGGTTGAACGGGACGCATTTGGCCATGTGGCATTGAATACGTTGAATCCAGGACAGTGGTTTGCGAAACAGTTTACAGATAGGCTTGAAGCTGAAAAAACTTTGGTTCAGAAAAGCGGATATTTTGGCCGGAGCGCTGCACCGAACAAACAAGATCTGGATTTAATTAAATTATCCGGAGCTCTTGGGGCAAAACTCGCGTTAGATGGCCAAAGCGGCGTCATTGGTTTGGACGATGATCAAAATAGCGAGTTAGGATTAATAGATTTTGATAGGATCAAGGGCGGTAAGCCATTTGATTCCCAAGTGAATTGGTTTAATGAATTATTGGCTGAAATTGGCCAAAAGTAA